Below is a genomic region from Prevotella melaninogenica.
TACAGGAAAACAACAACAAGCGTATCAACACAATCCTCACTGATTTGCTAAAGAAGCAGGGTAAGGAAGGCTCAATAGAGAGAAAGTTAGGCGACTTCTATAAGCTCGCTATGGACTCAGTGCGCCGCAACAAGGAAGGCGTGAGTCCTGTTAAGCCTCTGCTCAACGAGATGGAGAATGCAAAGAGTCTGTCTGACCTTCGTAGCCTTCAGCTGAAGTATGCAAGCTTCGGCTATGGTGTGCCAATGGGCTATTCCTTTGAGGCTGATGAGAAGAATGCGAAGATGAACATCCTCCTTATCTATCAGGACGGACTGAGCCTCGGACAAAAGGAGTACTATCTTGATAATGATAAGGCTACGACAGACATCCGTAATGCCTTCCGCCAGTTCATTGCTAATATGTTCCGCCTCTACGGATTCTCTGATGCTCAGGCAGAGGCTAAGCGTGATGCAGTGATGCGTTATGAGACAATGTTGGCTTTGATATCAAAGAGCCGTACGGAACTGCGTGACGTTGAGGCTAACTACAACAAGATGACACTCGGTGAGTTTAAGGAGAAGTATCCTAATATCCCACTTGAGCAGTTGGCAAACGCTGAAGGTATTAAGAGCGAGTATATCCAAACAATGGTTGTATGTCAGCCAGCCTTCCTTGCAGGTGTTGACAAACTGACATCTACAGAGACTGCTGAGGAACTCCGTGCACGTATGGAATGGAACGCAATCCTTGCTTCAGCTAACTATCTGAGTGATGATGTGCGTGCAGAATACTTCAACTTCTTCAGTAAGACGATGCGTGGTACAAAGGAAGACTATCCTCGTTGGAAGCGTGCTACACAGCAGGTGGAGAAGCAGATGGGTGAGGCGCTCGGCAGAATCTATTGTGAGCGTTACTTCCCAGCCACAAGCAAGAAGCGTATGGAAGACCTCATCAAGAACCTTGAGGTGAGTCTTGCTGAACGTATCAAGGCTCAGGACTGGATGAGTGAGGCTACTAAGAAGGCTGCACTTGAGAAACTCTCTACTTTCTATGTGAAGGTGGGTTACCCTAACAAATGGAAGGACTTGAGCCAGCTTACGATTGACCCATCAAAGTCCTATTATGAAAATGTGCAGACCTGCCAGAAGTTCTGGGCAGAGGATGCTATCAAGGAGAAGGCTGGTAAGCCAGTAGACAAGGATAAGTGGCTGATGACCCCTCAGACGGTGAATGCTTATTATAATCCTACGACGAATGAAATCTGTTTCCCTGCAGGTATCCTTCAGTATCCATTCTTCGACCCTAAGGCTGATGATGCCTTTAACTATGGTGCCATCGGTGTGGTAATTGGTCATGAGATGACACATGGATTCGATGACCAGGGACGCCATTATGACAAGGATGGTAATATGACAGACTGGTGGACAGAAGAGGATGGTAAAAACTTCGAGGCACGTACGGGTAAGTATGCTGACTTCTTCAGTGCTATCAAGGTATTGCCTGATCTCAATGCAAATGGTAAACTCACATTGGGTGAGAACCTTGCTGACCACGGTGGTCTTGAGGTGGCTTTCAATGCTTTTGAGAAGACACCAGAGGCAAAGAAGGGCAAGGTCATTATGGGCTTTACTCCAGAACAACGTTTCTTCATCGCTTATGCAGGCGTATGGGCAAACAATATCACTGAGGCTGAAATCCGCAGTCGTGTGAAGA
It encodes:
- a CDS encoding M13 family metallopeptidase translates to MRIKKLLPMMLLASAPFTAMAQGQAGIKAENLDKSVRPADDFFTFATGGWQKLNPLPGAFSRFGSFDQLQENNNKRINTILTDLLKKQGKEGSIERKLGDFYKLAMDSVRRNKEGVSPVKPLLNEMENAKSLSDLRSLQLKYASFGYGVPMGYSFEADEKNAKMNILLIYQDGLSLGQKEYYLDNDKATTDIRNAFRQFIANMFRLYGFSDAQAEAKRDAVMRYETMLALISKSRTELRDVEANYNKMTLGEFKEKYPNIPLEQLANAEGIKSEYIQTMVVCQPAFLAGVDKLTSTETAEELRARMEWNAILASANYLSDDVRAEYFNFFSKTMRGTKEDYPRWKRATQQVEKQMGEALGRIYCERYFPATSKKRMEDLIKNLEVSLAERIKAQDWMSEATKKAALEKLSTFYVKVGYPNKWKDLSQLTIDPSKSYYENVQTCQKFWAEDAIKEKAGKPVDKDKWLMTPQTVNAYYNPTTNEICFPAGILQYPFFDPKADDAFNYGAIGVVIGHEMTHGFDDQGRHYDKDGNMTDWWTEEDGKNFEARTGKYADFFSAIKVLPDLNANGKLTLGENLADHGGLEVAFNAFEKTPEAKKGKVIMGFTPEQRFFIAYAGVWANNITEAEIRSRVKSDPHSLGEWRVNGALPHINAWYKAFGVKEGDKLFIPENERLKLW